The Plasmodium yoelii strain 17X genome assembly, chromosome: 8 genome includes a region encoding these proteins:
- a CDS encoding transcription initiation factor TFIID subunit 7, putative translates to MEKKERDIKISLNINANIKVDDYFDENLPEGIDSKLKPNSKDVLQAIELIENIRNGTFNYKNLQEVYFMNDTDLLKIINEGKSEEKLKNTQNKSPIKNNDVLEEINVNNNYGDNNREVIENNKNGNEYINNEMKNGKIFMMDNSQVGKVCIIRFPPKASIIIKKHLIEKDLDLEIKPTNLLNSRFFIINFKNINKKYYGILLELSTHIEIHKTLDRNNLYKTNDVSQIIYVYDPQDKKNKKLIKKMINNNFQLNSGISNKVNNFNFQNWAKLYKYHDIYFAEKLLNDYLNANFYDYYDIYVKTYNEMYNHIEIEQGDCNKQNDIVDEGTDISKILSSLDNTYNIMNKIEKDNSEINLETLLNYDISHDNYESDVSDLLLGGNYYLRKKK, encoded by the exons atggaaaaaaaagagagggatataaaaatatcacTAAATATAAATGCCAATATAAAAGTGGATGATTATTTTGATGAAAATCTCCCAGAAGGCATTGACTCAAAACTTAAGCCAAATTCAAAGGATGTCCTTCAAGCTAT AGAGTTAATTGAAAATATCCGAAATGGAACATTTAACTACAAAAATTTGCAGGAggtttattttatgaatgatacagatttattaaaaataataaatgaaggAAAATCagaagaaaaattaaaaaacacacaaaataaaagtcctataaaaaataatgatgttTTAGAGGaaataaatgttaataaCAATTATGGGGACAATAATAGAGAagttatagaaaataataaaaatggaaatgaatatattaataatgaaatgaaaaatggtaaaatatttatgatgGATAATAGCCAAGTAGGAAAAGTATGTATTATTAGATTTCCTCCTAAAGCTtcgataataataaaaaaacatttaatagAAAAAGATTTGGATTTAGAAATAAAACCAACTAATTTGTTAAATTCTcgattttttataattaattttaaaaatataaataaaaaatattatggaaTATTACTTGAACTTTCTACACATATCGAAATTCATAAAACATTGGATAGAAACAATTTATACAAAACAAATGATGTGTctcaaataatttatgtatatgatcctcaagataaaaaaaataaaaaacttataaaaaaaatgataaataataattttcaattAAATAGTGGAATTAGTAATAaagttaataattttaattttcaaaattgggcaaaattatataaatatcatgatatttattttgcagaaaaattattaaatgattATTTAAATGCTAATTTTTACgattattatgatatatatgttaaaacatataatgaaATGTATAACCATATTGAGATTGAACAAGGAGATTGTAACAAACAAAATGATATTGTTGATGAGGGTACAGATATAAGTAAAATTTTAAGTTCTTTAGACAATACTTATaatattatgaacaaaattgAAAAAGATAATTCAGAAATAAATTTAGAAACATTattaaattatgatataaGTCATGATAATTATGAATCAGACGTCTCAGATTTACTATTAGgaggaaattattatttgagaaaaaaaaaatga
- a CDS encoding serine/threonine protein kinase, putative: MNVFLKRDDNMYSYSLESSIECHKEKKKKKTNKKEGTKKNNGNKNINSFSDNEKILNNSFGYINCFHFKTKNQNQNRTIFLEKKYDSNYLYNLKSNSDHPSNENSCRKCLSTKSKSSDKYKGGKNGKSGKNGKSDKNMDEIIRKKGYIQNKVFTIVNYDFIGIIKKTKNIKMIHTQKEIKNKNIELISRRHDYLLHYENEEEKKMSILKNIEKEKIPDLSTSSISIEKEYILYEKKYKNIHIAFVKDWKKIKNQNICYIGDREEDDNTNKLKTKIIKIYKYPKEDTFNPFYNRYICFENSIKLEKWLTMHLKHENIINIESYYYHNEKIMTFYKYGGNSLMQWDKETNMFQYKKKVYTINEKKKKKNIFDKKMEGNKKEYNGYGQIWNPRISSNNNSNNITNRRNKREKTYVYPEYMIAEILRQLLKACIYLYENQIYHSDIKPSNIVSKNIKKKNLNKIIFCKKEKKWYIKKYGKIKKNKFLIKIIDFEYSQKCYGEKANVGGTTSLFKPLENFEKNKINIFSKMVWIIGITLFILSTGTHPFSSINNDMHILFLIQNKNFDIKNSFNKYTYFSHSFKDLLEKMLKVEYTQRISFFDLFFHPFVLFGG; the protein is encoded by the coding sequence atgaacgtttttttaaaaagggACGATAACATGTATAGTTATTCGTTAGAATCATCGATTGAATGtcataaagaaaaaaaaaagaaaaaaacgaATAAAAAAGAGgggacaaaaaaaaataatggaaataaaaacataaattcGTTTAGTGATAATgagaaaatattaaacaaCAGTTTTGGTTATATAAATTGTTTTCACTTTAAGacaaaaaatcaaaatcaAAATcgaacaatttttttagaaaaaaaatatgatagtaactatttgtataatttgaAGAGTAATTCTGACCATCCTTCGAATGAAAATAGCTGTAGAAAATGTTTAAGCACAAAAAGTAAATCCAGCGATAAATATAAAGGTggtaaaaatggtaaaagcggtaaaaatgggaaaagtgataaaaatatggacGAAATAATTCGAAAAAAGGGGTACATTCAAAATAAAGTATTTACCATTGTTAATTATGATTTTATaggaattataaaaaagacaaaaaatattaaaatgatACACAcacaaaaagaaataaaaaataaaaatattgaactAATCTCTCGGAGGCATGATTATTTATTGCATTATGAAAATgaagaggaaaaaaaaatgagtatattaaaaaatatcgaaaaagaaaaaattccAGATCTTAGTACATCATCAATTAGTATTGAAAAAGAGTATATAttgtatgaaaaaaaatataaaaatattcatattgcTTTTGTAAAAgattggaaaaaaataaaaaatcagaATATTTGTTATATTGGGGATAGGGAAGAAGATGATAATACTAACAAGTTGAAaaccaaaataataaaaatttataaatatccaAAAGAAGATACTTTTAATCCATTTTATAATCGCTATATTTGTTTTGAAAACTCtataaaattagaaaaatggCTAACTATGCATTTAAAacatgaaaatattataaacatagaatcttattattatcacaatGAGAAAATTATgactttttataaatatggtGGTAATTCACTTATGCAGTGGGATAAAGAAACAAACATGTTTCagtacaaaaaaaaagtatacacaattaatgaaaaaaaaaaaaaaaaaaatatatttgataagAAAATGGAGGGaaataaaaaggaatataatGGGTATGGTCAAATATGGAACCCTAGAATTAGTAGCAACAATAACAGTAACAATATTACTAATAGACGAAATAAAAGAGAAAAGACATATGTTTACCCTGAATATATGATTGCAGAAATTTTAAGGCAACTGTTAAAAGcatgtatttatttatatgaaaaCCAAATATATCATAGTGATATTAAACCATCAAATATTGTTtcaaaaaacataaaaaagaaaaatttaaataaaattattttttgtaaaaaagagaaaaaatggtatataaaaaaatatggaaaaataaaaaaaaataaatttttaattaaaataatagatTTTGAATATTCACAAAAATGTTATGGAGAAAAAGCTAATGTAGGAGGTACAACTTCATTATTTAAGCCATtagaaaattttgaaaaaaataaaattaatattttttcaaaaatggTTTGGATTATTGGAATAAcactttttatattatcaacaGGAACACATCCTTTTAGttctataaataatgatatgcatattttatttttaattcaaaataaaaattttgatataaaaaatagttttaataaatatacctACTTTTCACACTCTTTTAAAGATTTActtgaaaaaatgttaaaagtAGAATATACTCAAagaatttctttttttgatttattttttcatccttttgttctttttggggggtga
- a CDS encoding RNA-binding protein, putative: protein MSIKSKLDMSLDELIEKENAKANKKISIDKKAINKTIEKNGGQKYLYSIIISNVNSNKLELYKKEFSKFGKIFNIYHDNEKKITYVKYDNKNSCDNAISAMNNSTLDGDTITIVLGKKILDKKNNKNLIQNPNIVNNNKIIPPYKAPMYNTNPFPYYMNNNNFNVPYNNNIPYPNTFQNNFYDKNIQPFNNHKNIYDTTKNNTIIVTNVPTYLNAEDIFSAFQETGKIVDVQILMNEKRKLTGIVSIEYEKNESASDAVRMYDGGFLNDNRIRVFLDCR from the exons ATGAGTATAAAAAGTAAATTAGATATGAGTTTAGATGAACTCATAGAAAAGGAGAATGCAAAGGCCAACAAGAAAATATCCATAGACAAAAAGGCAATTAATAAAactattgaaaaaaatggag gtCAAAAATACTTATACAGTATAATCATATCCAATGTTAACAGCAACAAGTtagaattatataaaaaagaattcagtaaatttggaaaaatatttaatatatatcatgaTAATGAGAAGAAAATTAC atatgtaaaatatgataataaaaattcctGTGATAATGCTATAAGCGCAATGAATAATTCAACTTTAGATGGGGACACAATAACAATTGTATTG GGTAAAAAAATTTTGGATAAAAAGAATAACAAAAATTTAATTCAAAATCCCAatattgttaataataataaaataattcctCCTTATAAAGCCCCAATGTATAATACAAACCCATTTCcttattatatgaacaacaataattttaatgtcccatataataataatattcctTACCCTAATACATTTCAAAATAATTTCTATGACAAAAACATCCAACCATttaataatcataaaaatatatatg ATACGACTAAGAACAACACAATAATAGTGACAAATGTTCCTACATATCTGAACGCAGAAGATATATTTTCGGCTTTTCAAGAAACTGGGAAAATTGTCGATGTGCAAATACTTATGAACGAAAAG aGAAAATTAACTGGTATAGTTAGTAtagaatatgaaaaaaatgaatctGCTTCAGATGCAGTTCGAATGTATGATGGTGGCTTTTTAAATGACAACAGAATTCGAGTTTTTTTGGACTGTCGATag
- a CDS encoding guanylate kinase, putative, producing the protein MKKFSPLVICGPSGVGKGTLIKKLFDEFSNHFRFSISCTTRNKREYEKDGVDYYFINKEEFEEKLKNNQFLEYDKYANNLYGTLKTEYDQAEKENKICLFEMNINGVKQIKKSEYINHAIYIFIKQPNTDAILNRLKKRNTETEEQIKTRMLELTREIEEANTLGFDFFLINDDFEKAYNDLKNYLIESYSHLRNEAE; encoded by the coding sequence atgaaaaaatttaGTCCTTTAGTTATTTGTGGGCCATCAGGTGTAGGGAAAGGAACCCTAATTAAAAAACTGTTTGATGAATTTTCAAATCATTTTCGATTTTCCATTAGTTGCACAACTAGAAATAAAAGAGAATATGAAAAAGATGGAGtagattattattttataaataaagaagaatttgaagaaaaattaaaaaataatcaatttttagaatatgataaatatgcaaataatttatatgggACATTAAAAACAGAATATGATCAAgcagaaaaagaaaataaaatatgtttatttgaaatgaatataaatggagttaaacaaattaaaaaatcaGAATATATAAACCatgctatatatatttttataaaacaacCTAATACTGATGCTATTTTAAAtcgattaaaaaaaagaaacacAGAAACAGAAGAACAAATCAAAACACGAATGCTTGAGTTGACTCGAGAAATTGAAGAAGCCAATACATTAGGATTTGAtttctttttaataaatgatgaTTTTGAAAAAGcatataatgatttaaaaaattatttaatagaGTCTTATTCACATTTAAGAAATGAAGCAGAGTAA